The following are from one region of the Novosphingobium humi genome:
- a CDS encoding DUF3828 domain-containing protein, protein MRWILALVFLTLPLPAFAETQDARKFMQGALAFALHREPDPRSPAYLRYFTRQLGNAMLLDGSRPEIGVVEAEVLCQCQDNEGVTAKVVRVAAIGADVAVRVHYASDGDWRHDAAFILRREGQHWRIADIWDDGKAASSLLKALEASNRERFARGRKMH, encoded by the coding sequence ATGCGCTGGATCTTAGCTTTAGTCTTCCTGACATTGCCGCTGCCTGCCTTTGCCGAGACGCAGGATGCGCGAAAGTTCATGCAGGGCGCGCTGGCCTTTGCGTTGCATCGAGAGCCGGACCCGCGCAGCCCAGCCTATCTGCGCTATTTCACCAGGCAGTTGGGCAATGCGATGCTGCTCGACGGTTCGCGTCCGGAAATCGGGGTGGTCGAGGCCGAAGTCCTTTGCCAGTGTCAGGACAATGAAGGGGTGACGGCCAAGGTTGTAAGGGTGGCAGCTATTGGTGCGGATGTCGCGGTCAGGGTTCACTATGCATCGGATGGCGACTGGCGGCATGACGCTGCATTTATCCTGCGACGTGAAGGTCAGCATTGGCGGATCGCTGATATTTGGGATGATGGAAAGGCGGCGTCCTCGCTGCTCAAAGCCTTGGAGGCGTCTAATCGCGAGCGGTTCGCGCGTGGGCGCAAAATGCATTAG